The following are from one region of the Ischnura elegans chromosome 12, ioIscEleg1.1, whole genome shotgun sequence genome:
- the LOC124169155 gene encoding U3 small nucleolar RNA-associated protein 6 homolog isoform X2, with amino-acid sequence MGRKRSLDDLELIQQRFLSNVSTILVRMLQVHGQERPALWKFAAKWEAEEGHSMENARQFLLRGLRFHPESKLLYAEAFHLELMYAQMLRQKKETTNTATPSTSEGGGERAAAAVAAMNALDNVGQTVPEGALGVMAPLGNIGIDGEAAREEVMEGKLALLMYESSVKKVKEVGFIISMLSLTKKFDFTQHLQEKIIHDLLTFFPNEELTWDTMARRELEGLSYSPITTNAANSTSGSGSTPLSILGATSSEGPSNAISAALPKLPTKTKAQKKPKMSFKQRIRSCCAVYDAAVKQLDTERMWAFYIECLLELLGNGEAGPGRLKDSGGEGSSGRSGSMPVNPLPRFTRKLVLQAFRAAHNARKMTERYYLMWVDMLQGDNQSALPTTPGSAGGKGKKGTKGAKGKGKAGAANAGGPGRAGKKGKKVKGAASQHKKVARILAAATERLPQSVELWMSRLRHHMTHGGSGGEATASKATESKENTAMDVDNPNASQPSSSGPPAKTPMTEVVFTQASSQLGDIPDAVIIWKFMLHYTQARGNTDRVESLFQDALNRGPAIASALKPLYIEWLVLSKGIAAARKVYDQISVQPPLCLEMHTKMAYLEGLQPVVNLKHARKCFELACDQFGKSNTDVWMEYVKFEMHKGSPENITAIYWRAKKTLDSLQGDIFVSEFSLLKTGMSAALVPSSGPVTTMPNSSIAGGSTPMVLG; translated from the exons AGGTTCCTCTCCAATGTGAGCACCATTCTGGTGAGGATGCTTCAGGTACATGGGCAGGAACGACCTGCGCTATGGAAATTCGCTGCAAAATGGGAGGCAGAAGAAGGCCACTCGATGGAGAATGCTAGGCAGTTTCTTCTGCGTGGGCTAAGATTTCACCCGGAGTCAAAACTCCTGTATGCAGAG GCATTCCACCTGGAGTTGATGTACGCCCAGATGTTGAGGCAGAAAAAGGAGACCACCAACACTGCAACTCCGTCCACAAGTGAGGGTGGGGGGGAAAGGGCTGCTGCGGCTGTCGCAGCCATGAACGCCCTCGACAATGTGGGCCAAACAGTACCAGAGGGCGCACTTGGTGTAATGGCACCATTGGGCAACATAGGCATTGATGGGGAAGCCGCAAGAGAAGAG GTCATGGAAGGAAAGTTGGCATTGCTCATGTACGAGTCATCGGTGAAGAAAGTTAAGGAAGTTGGGTTCATCATTAGCATGCTATCTCTCACAAAGAAGTTTGATTTCACGCAGCACCTTCAAGAGAAAATCATcca TGATCTGTTGACATTTTTCCCAAATGAAGAACTCACCTGGGACACGATGGCTAGGCGTGAATTGGAGGGACTTTCATACTCGCCGATCACCACGAATGCTGCCAACTCAACCTCGGGCAGTGGGTCCACTCCACTCAGTATTTTAGGTGCCACTTCATCTGAAGGCCCTTCCAACGCCATTTCAGCTGCACTGCCTAAGCTGCCAACGAAAACGAAAGCACAGAAGAAGCCAAAGATGTCCTTTAAGCAAAGAATCAG GAGCTGTTGTGCTGTTTACGATGCGGCAGTGAAGCAATTGGACACTGAACGAATGTGGGCATTTTACATTGAGTGTTTGTTGGAACTTCTGGGTAACGGAGAGGCAGGTCCTGGAAGGTTGAAAGACAGCGGTGGTGAGGGAAGCTCTGGAAGGAGTGGGAGCATGCCGGTAAATCCTTTGCCACGGTTCACGCGTAAACTGGTCCTTCAAGCTTTTAGAGCCGCTCACAACGCACGGAAGATGACGGAGAGATACTATTTGATGTGG GTGGATATGCTTCAAGGGGACAATCAGAGTGCTCTGCCCACGACGCCAGGGTCCGCAGGTGGGAAGGGAAAGAAGGGAACCAAAGGGGCCAAGGGCAAGGGCAAAGCAGGTGCTGCGAATGCTGGTGGCCCTGGCAGGGCCGGCAAGAAAGGGAAGAAGGTGAAGGGAGCGGCGAGCCAGCACAAGAAGGTGGCGAGGATCCTTGCGGCTGCCACAGAGAGGCTTCCCCAGTCCGTAGAGCTGTGGATGTCACGTCTAAGGCATCACATGACTCACGGCGGCAGCGGAGGTGAAGCAACCG CTTCGAAAGCAACTGAAAGCAAGGAGAACACAGCAATGGATGTGGATAATCCGAACGCCAGTCAGCCCTCCTCAAGTGGCCCACCGGCCAAGACACCTATGACGGAAGTGGTGTTCACTCAAGCCAGCAGTCAACTTGGCGACATTCCTGACGCAGTGATAATATGGAAATTTATGCTACACTACACTCAG GCTAGAGGTAATACGGATCGAGTCGAATCCCTCTTCCAAGATGCCCTGAATAGGGGACCAGCTATTGCCTCGGCATTAAAACCTTTATACATAGAATGGCTTGTACTTTCCAAAG GTATTGCTGCTGCCCGCAAGGTTTACGATCAAATCAGTGTCCAACCTCCATTGTGCTTGGAAATGCACACCAAGATGGCCTACCTGGAAGGGTTGCAGCCGGTGGTGAATCTGAAGCATGCCAGGAAGTGCTTTGAATTGGCATGTGACCAGTTTGGGAAATCTAATACTG ATGTCTGGATGGAGTATGTTAAATTTGAGATGCACAAAGGCTCTCCCGAAAACATCACTGCAATCTACTGGAGAGCCAAGAAAACCCTCGATAGCCTCCAAGGTGATATTTTCGTATCAGAGTTTAGTTTGCTGAAGACGGGTATGAGTGCTGCTCTGGTACCATCAAGTGGCCCTGTTACTACTATGCCAAACAGCAGTATAGCAGGCGGCTCCACCCCCATGGTTCTCGGTTGA